One stretch of Chloroflexota bacterium DNA includes these proteins:
- a CDS encoding mandelate racemase/muconate lactonizing enzyme family protein, translating to MEITLPDIAKVETFVVEQQLQRPFYFSQWEYDRRAVCLVRVTADDGTYGWGEGYGPARVVEAGIHFLAPLILGKDPQHQAALWQEMYRRSLDYARRGVLVAAISAIDIALWDLKGKLLGQPVSVLLGGRRRDHVRVYATGMYFTEGPNLPRRLAEEAAEYVRQGFTAVKMKVGLGIEQDVENVRAVRQAIGPHVKLMMDANHAYALWEALALARALEPLDIGWFEEPVSPEDYEGYAELRQRTAIPIAGGECEYLCAGFRRLFERRCVDIAQPDICAAGGLTEVSRIAALARAFETNLTPHCWGTGIAFAAALHFASTLDMLPGRMLAPEPLLEMDRSENPLRDELTVPRFEVRDGMVAVPTAPGLGVDVDTDALRRFEETSM from the coding sequence ATGGAGATCACCTTGCCAGACATAGCGAAGGTCGAGACTTTCGTCGTCGAACAACAGCTCCAGCGGCCCTTCTATTTCTCCCAATGGGAGTACGATCGCCGCGCGGTATGTCTCGTGCGGGTTACGGCCGATGACGGGACGTACGGCTGGGGCGAGGGATACGGCCCCGCCCGGGTCGTGGAGGCAGGCATCCACTTTCTGGCGCCGCTGATCCTCGGGAAGGATCCCCAACATCAGGCGGCCCTCTGGCAGGAGATGTACCGTCGCTCGCTGGACTACGCCCGACGCGGCGTCCTGGTGGCCGCCATCAGCGCCATCGACATCGCCTTGTGGGATCTGAAGGGCAAGCTGCTGGGACAGCCGGTCTCCGTCCTGCTCGGCGGCCGGCGACGCGACCACGTGCGCGTCTACGCCACGGGGATGTACTTCACCGAAGGGCCTAACCTGCCGCGGCGCCTGGCGGAGGAGGCGGCGGAGTACGTCCGCCAGGGGTTCACAGCCGTGAAGATGAAGGTGGGGCTCGGCATCGAACAGGATGTCGAGAACGTGCGGGCCGTGCGCCAGGCGATCGGGCCGCACGTGAAGCTCATGATGGACGCCAACCACGCGTACGCCTTGTGGGAGGCGTTGGCGCTGGCACGAGCGTTGGAGCCGCTGGACATCGGCTGGTTCGAGGAGCCGGTGTCGCCGGAGGACTACGAGGGATACGCGGAGCTACGGCAGCGGACGGCCATCCCTATCGCCGGGGGCGAGTGCGAGTATCTGTGCGCGGGCTTTCGGCGCCTGTTCGAGCGGCGATGCGTGGACATCGCCCAGCCGGACATCTGCGCCGCGGGCGGCCTGACCGAGGTCAGCCGCATCGCGGCGCTGGCACGGGCCTTTGAGACGAACCTGACGCCGCATTGCTGGGGCACAGGCATCGCCTTCGCCGCCGCGCTGCATTTCGCCAGCACGCTGGACATGCTCCCCGGCCGCATGCTCGCGCCGGAGCCGCTGCTGGAGATGGATCGGTCGGAGAACCCGCTGCGGGACGAACTCACCGTGCCGCGCTTCGAAGTCCGCGACGGGATGGTGGCCGTCCCCACCGCGCCGGGCCTGGGCGTGGATGTGGATACCGACGCGCTGCGGCGGTTCGAAGAGACCTCTATGTAG
- a CDS encoding aldo/keto reductase, protein MRYRRFGRLGWQVSEVGLGGAWLGGRDNEIIIEKAAETVRAALRLGVNFIDTAPLYGHNYSEHIIGYALQNWPEQIYLATKVGMLACGRSDYTRDGVWRSFESSLRRLRRDKIELLQIHEAEIAGWDQIFRPGGIMQALQELKSQGLIEGIGITGADLHLLSRALETGEFDSVLTYNKYDLVTQQAKKHLIPTAAARDVAVVLGSPLHMGLLGSLREKLVQKRPEFVTEEMIRKLDSVEQMAAEYGESLPHFALRYLLSDPDIATVIPATTKPERIMGNVAVSDGTRLPPDLIREIEQL, encoded by the coding sequence ATGCGTTATCGACGCTTTGGCCGCTTAGGCTGGCAGGTGAGCGAGGTCGGCTTGGGAGGAGCATGGTTGGGCGGTCGCGATAATGAGATCATCATCGAAAAGGCTGCCGAAACTGTACGTGCTGCGTTGAGGCTAGGAGTCAACTTCATCGACACTGCCCCTCTCTATGGTCATAATTATAGTGAGCACATCATCGGCTACGCGCTTCAAAACTGGCCGGAACAGATTTACCTCGCTACGAAGGTGGGAATGCTTGCATGCGGTCGCTCCGATTATACGCGAGACGGCGTTTGGCGCAGTTTCGAGAGCAGCCTGAGGCGGCTACGCCGTGACAAGATCGAGTTACTGCAAATTCATGAGGCAGAGATAGCCGGCTGGGACCAAATTTTCCGTCCAGGCGGCATAATGCAAGCCTTACAAGAACTGAAAAGTCAAGGCCTGATAGAGGGGATTGGCATCACTGGGGCAGACCTTCATCTATTGAGTCGTGCACTCGAAACCGGAGAGTTCGACTCTGTTCTGACCTATAACAAGTACGACTTGGTGACCCAACAAGCCAAGAAGCATTTGATCCCCACCGCCGCAGCCCGCGATGTGGCTGTCGTTCTAGGTAGCCCACTCCACATGGGACTCTTGGGAAGCTTGCGAGAGAAGCTCGTTCAAAAACGACCTGAGTTTGTGACTGAAGAGATGATTCGCAAGCTTGATTCTGTAGAACAAATGGCCGCAGAATATGGAGAATCGCTACCTCATTTTGCACTCCGCTACTTGCTCTCTGATCCAGACATTGCCACTGTGATCCCGGCTACTACAAAGCCGGAGCGAATCATGGGCAACGTGGCAGTATCGGACGGGACGCGTCTTCCGCCCGACCTCATTCGCGAAATCGAGCAACTGTAA
- the bglX gene encoding beta-glucosidase BglX produces MNEKAIESKTNELLARMTLEEKIGQMAQISGAGEEREELIRQGQVGSFLNVVDVETYNRYQRIAMEESRLGIPLIMGRDVIHGFRTVFPIPLGQSAAWHPELVEQAAAIAAREASSVGVNWTFAPMVDVARDPRWGRIAEGGGEDPYLTSQLGRAMVRGFQGEDPSAPDRIAACAKHYVGYGAAEGGRDYNTTLIPEGTLRDVYLPPFKACVEAGTATVMSAFNEINGIPATGNAFTLRQILKGEWSFDGFVVSDWQSVTEMVVHGFCTDEKDAARAAVTAGVDMEMVSQSYRQHLAALVAEGEVPLELIDEAVRRILRVKMRLGLFENPYVDPTRQSVLLAPDHLEVARQLARESVVLLKNEEDVLPLSGDVRAVAVIGPLADAPADQLGCWVFDGRPEDTITPLRAIRERLKGKAEVLFAPGLESPRSDGRKEFDEAIEAARKADVVLLFVGEDAILSGEAHCRAFLDLPGAQEALIEAVAAEGKPTIAVVMTGRPLTLSRVVDKVHALLIAWHPGTMGGPAIADLLFGDESPSGKLPVTFPRAVGQIPIYYAHKNTGRPPQQVDREIPLGTPLDPVGFFSSYLDVAPTPLFPFGYGLSYTRFQYENLRLSRERIRLGESLVASVDVQNVGSVAAEEIVQLYVRDLVGSVTRPVKELKGFQRVRLEPGERRTIQFTLHTDDLRFHNRDMAFVTEPGGFHLWIGGSSADGLRGSFEVVE; encoded by the coding sequence ATGAACGAGAAAGCGATTGAGTCCAAGACCAACGAACTGCTCGCCCGCATGACGCTGGAGGAGAAGATCGGCCAGATGGCCCAGATCAGCGGGGCCGGGGAGGAGCGCGAGGAGCTCATCCGACAAGGCCAGGTCGGCTCCTTCCTCAACGTCGTGGACGTGGAGACGTACAACCGCTACCAGCGCATCGCGATGGAGGAGAGCCGGCTAGGCATCCCGCTCATCATGGGGCGTGACGTGATCCACGGTTTCCGCACCGTCTTCCCTATCCCGCTGGGACAGTCCGCCGCGTGGCATCCCGAGCTCGTGGAACAGGCAGCCGCCATCGCCGCCCGGGAGGCGTCCAGCGTCGGCGTCAACTGGACCTTCGCGCCCATGGTGGACGTCGCCCGGGACCCGCGCTGGGGCCGCATCGCCGAGGGCGGCGGCGAGGATCCATACCTCACATCGCAGCTCGGACGGGCCATGGTGCGCGGCTTCCAGGGGGAGGATCCGTCCGCTCCCGACCGCATCGCCGCGTGCGCCAAGCACTACGTCGGCTACGGCGCGGCGGAGGGCGGCCGTGACTACAACACGACGCTGATCCCCGAAGGGACGTTGCGCGACGTGTACCTGCCGCCGTTCAAGGCCTGCGTCGAGGCCGGAACGGCCACCGTGATGAGCGCGTTCAACGAGATCAATGGCATCCCGGCGACGGGCAACGCGTTCACCCTGCGCCAGATCCTGAAGGGCGAATGGAGCTTCGACGGCTTCGTCGTTAGCGACTGGCAATCCGTCACCGAGATGGTCGTCCACGGCTTCTGCACTGATGAGAAGGACGCGGCGCGGGCGGCGGTGACGGCCGGCGTCGATATGGAGATGGTCAGCCAGAGCTATCGCCAGCACCTGGCGGCGCTGGTCGCCGAGGGCGAGGTGCCTCTGGAGCTCATCGACGAGGCCGTGCGCCGCATCCTGCGGGTCAAGATGCGCCTGGGCCTATTCGAGAACCCCTACGTGGACCCAACGCGCCAGTCCGTCCTGCTGGCCCCGGATCATCTGGAGGTGGCCCGCCAACTGGCGCGGGAGAGCGTCGTACTCCTGAAGAACGAGGAGGACGTGTTGCCGCTCTCCGGGGACGTGCGCGCCGTCGCCGTCATCGGGCCATTGGCAGACGCCCCTGCCGATCAGCTCGGCTGTTGGGTCTTCGATGGCCGGCCGGAGGACACGATCACGCCGCTGCGAGCTATCCGGGAGCGGCTGAAGGGGAAGGCCGAGGTCCTCTTCGCCCCCGGATTGGAGAGCCCGCGCAGCGACGGCCGCAAGGAGTTCGATGAGGCGATCGAGGCCGCCCGGAAGGCGGACGTCGTCCTCCTGTTCGTGGGCGAGGACGCCATCCTCAGCGGCGAGGCGCATTGCCGGGCGTTCCTCGACCTCCCCGGAGCGCAGGAGGCGCTCATCGAGGCCGTGGCTGCGGAGGGCAAGCCGACCATCGCCGTGGTCATGACGGGGCGGCCGCTGACCCTGAGTCGCGTGGTCGACAAGGTGCACGCGCTCCTGATCGCCTGGCACCCGGGCACCATGGGCGGCCCCGCCATCGCCGACCTCCTGTTCGGCGACGAGTCACCGTCGGGCAAGCTCCCGGTCACGTTCCCTCGGGCCGTGGGACAGATCCCCATCTACTACGCGCACAAGAACACGGGCCGCCCGCCGCAGCAAGTCGATCGGGAGATCCCGCTGGGGACGCCGCTGGATCCGGTTGGATTCTTCTCCTCGTACCTGGACGTGGCGCCGACGCCGCTGTTCCCCTTCGGCTATGGCCTAAGTTACACGCGATTCCAGTACGAGAACCTGCGGCTGTCCCGCGAGCGCATCCGCCTCGGCGAAAGCCTGGTGGCGTCCGTAGACGTGCAGAACGTTGGCTCTGTAGCCGCCGAGGAGATCGTCCAGCTCTACGTGCGGGACCTGGTCGGCAGCGTCACTCGGCCGGTAAAGGAGCTGAAGGGCTTCCAGCGGGTGCGGCTGGAGCCCGGCGAGAGGCGCACGATCCAGTTCACGCTGCATACGGACGATCTGCGCTTCCACAATCGGGACATGGCGTTCGTCACCGAGCCCGGGGGATTCCATCTCTGGATCGGCGGCAGCTCGGCGGACGGCCTGCGTGGGTCGTTCGAGGTCGTCGAGTAG
- a CDS encoding polysaccharide lyase 11: MDLQPVLEVSLSSPLGQLRALPVSMGASGQRAILVAYCADFDVDPYIEMFFFPTDTLKLALFTLDGDILWKRDLGPGVIPGVWFCPVFAFDLDRDGVDEVWFVNNTDPKHPLGISHYVLERLDPHTGETTGRWPWPNHAGYGQSLSHTFRNFILGGQVGDTSTLVTAQGTYGDMFLQGWNPDMTPRWEHHIVKDEPGARGSHMCAITDLDDDGIQEVMWGERCIELDSGRELFCADRHVYRGHSDIVQPVRDDASGRWYIYTCRESDPEATPRVALFDATGRRVWGDVDHGHMDMGWVARLGDGHRLLAMAIRIGRKTCGPDGRFHYERDEFVFDALTGKPISLPFSVYGTLPVDLDGDGYHELVRGLPGQDGAVLDRHGNELGRIGGTMAMGSQFMDHPGEQVLAYYPDGTIRIWADRHAEDTPDALRRYAHPCYAANQRLTGVGYNLVNLGGL; the protein is encoded by the coding sequence ATGGATCTGCAGCCAGTGCTAGAAGTCTCTCTATCCTCCCCGTTGGGCCAACTGCGAGCGCTCCCCGTGTCCATGGGAGCAAGCGGCCAACGAGCGATTCTGGTCGCCTACTGCGCCGACTTCGATGTGGACCCTTACATCGAGATGTTCTTCTTCCCAACGGACACGCTGAAGCTCGCTCTCTTCACGCTCGACGGCGATATCCTGTGGAAACGTGACCTGGGCCCTGGCGTCATCCCCGGCGTCTGGTTCTGCCCCGTGTTCGCCTTCGATCTGGACCGGGATGGCGTCGACGAGGTGTGGTTCGTCAACAACACGGACCCGAAACATCCCCTCGGCATCAGCCACTACGTGCTTGAACGACTCGACCCTCACACCGGCGAGACGACCGGCCGGTGGCCCTGGCCCAATCACGCAGGATACGGTCAATCCCTCAGCCACACGTTCCGCAACTTCATCCTCGGCGGACAGGTGGGCGACACGTCAACGCTCGTCACCGCCCAGGGTACATACGGGGATATGTTCCTGCAGGGTTGGAACCCCGACATGACGCCCCGATGGGAACATCACATCGTCAAAGATGAGCCGGGAGCCCGCGGCAGCCATATGTGCGCCATCACAGACTTGGACGACGACGGCATACAGGAGGTCATGTGGGGCGAGCGTTGCATCGAGCTCGACTCCGGACGTGAGCTGTTCTGCGCCGATCGTCACGTCTACCGCGGCCACTCCGACATCGTGCAGCCCGTGCGAGACGACGCGAGCGGCCGGTGGTACATCTACACCTGCCGGGAGAGCGACCCCGAGGCGACGCCCCGGGTGGCCCTGTTCGACGCGACAGGGCGCCGAGTGTGGGGCGATGTGGATCACGGGCATATGGACATGGGCTGGGTTGCGCGGCTGGGCGACGGGCACCGGCTCCTCGCCATGGCCATCCGCATCGGCCGAAAGACATGCGGCCCAGACGGGCGGTTCCACTACGAGCGAGATGAGTTCGTCTTCGATGCGCTGACGGGGAAGCCCATATCGCTGCCCTTCAGCGTCTACGGCACGTTGCCGGTTGACCTCGATGGCGACGGCTACCACGAGCTCGTCCGCGGCCTCCCCGGGCAGGACGGGGCCGTGCTGGATCGCCACGGGAACGAACTGGGGCGGATCGGCGGCACCATGGCGATGGGCTCCCAGTTCATGGATCACCCCGGCGAGCAAGTCCTGGCCTACTATCCCGACGGGACGATCCGAATATGGGCCGATCGCCATGCAGAGGACACGCCGGATGCGCTGAGACGATACGCCCACCCGTGCTATGCGGCCAACCAGCGTCTAACGGGGGTCGGCTACAACCTGGTGAACCTGGGCGGGCTGTGA